In Canis lupus familiaris isolate Mischka breed German Shepherd chromosome 9, alternate assembly UU_Cfam_GSD_1.0, whole genome shotgun sequence, a single window of DNA contains:
- the LOC119876660 gene encoding LOW QUALITY PROTEIN: histo-blood group ABO system transferase-like (The sequence of the model RefSeq protein was modified relative to this genomic sequence to represent the inferred CDS: inserted 1 base in 1 codon; deleted 1 base in 1 codon) — MVYGQPKXLTPCRSDVLVLTPWLAPVVWEGTFNTDVLNEQFRLWNATIGLTVFAIRKYMVFLELFLQTAEKYFMVGHRVTYYVFTAGRTDVPHVPLREGRRVEVLKVPGALSWQEVSMHRMEMISNFSQQRFLREVDYLVCMDVDMKFCDHVGVEILSPRFGTLHPGFYGAAREAFTYERRPQSQAYIPRDEGDFYYAGGFFGGSVVEVLQLTTACHQAMVVDQANGLEAVWHDESHLNRYLLDHKPTKVLSPEYLWDRQKLGWPPVMKKLRFVAVPKGHLDIRGS; from the exons ATGGTTTATGGACAGCCCA TGCTAACACCCTG CAGGAGCGATGTGTTGGTCCTGACCCCGTGGCTGGCGCCCGTTGTCTGGGAAGGGACCTTCAACACTGATGTCCTGAACGAGCAGTTCCGGCTCTGGAACGCCACCATCGGACTCACCGTGTTTGCTATCAGAAA ATACATGGTCTTCCTGGAGCTGTTCCTGCAGACGGCAGAGAAGTACTTCATGGTGGGACACAGGGTCACCTACTACGTCTTCACCGCCGGCCGGACCGATGTGCCCCACGTGCCCCTCAGGGAGGGCCGCAGGGTGGAGGTCCTCAAGGTTCCCGGCGCCCTGAGCTGGCAGGAGGTGTCCATGCACCGCATGGAGATGATCAGCAACTTCTCACAGCAGCGCTTCCTCCGTGAGGTGGACTACCTGGTGTGCATGGATGTGGACATGAAGTTCTGCGATCACGTGGGCGTGGAGATCCTGTCC CCCCGCTTCGGCACCCTGCACCCCGGTTTCTACGGGGCGGCCCGCGAGGCCTTCACCTACGAGCGCCGGCCGCAGTCCCAGGCCTACATTCCGAGAGACGAGGGTGACTTTTACTATGCAGGGGGCTTTTTCGGGGGGTCGGTGGTCGAGGTTCTCCAGCTGACCACAGCTTGTCACCAGGCGATGGTGGTGGACCAGGCCAACGGGCTCGAGGCCGTGTGGCACGATGAGAGCCACCTGAACAGGTACCTGCTGGACCACAAGCCCACCAAGGTGCTGTCCCCAGAGTACCTGTGGGACCGACAGAAGCTGGGCTGGCCCCCCGTCATGAAGAAGCTGAGATTCGTGGCTGTGCCCAAGGGTCACCTGGACATCCGGGGCTCCTGA